The following are encoded together in the Desulfococcus multivorans genome:
- a CDS encoding neutral zinc metallopeptidase has translation MRNLFAASAIGDDRLQKRSQGRIVPDSFTHGTSAQRVRWFRNGLETGDINQCNTFASDRL, from the coding sequence ATCCGAAACCTTTTCGCCGCGAGCGCCATCGGGGACGACCGACTGCAGAAAAGATCCCAGGGGCGCATCGTGCCCGACAGCTTCACCCACGGCACCTCGGCCCAGCGGGTCCGATGGTTCCGGAACGGCCTGGAGACGGGGGACATCAACCAGTGCAACACCTTTGCATCGGATCGGCTGTAG